Below is a genomic region from Streptantibioticus cattleyicolor NRRL 8057 = DSM 46488.
CGCTCGTGCCATTCGGCAACGCAGCAGGGGGACTTCCCATGCCTTTCGTCAGACCGGGCCGCGCGGTCACGCGCGTGCTCGCCACCACCGTGGCCGCCGCCGCGCTGGCCACCGCGGCCGGCACCGCCACCGCCGCCGGGTCCCCGGCCGGTGCGGAGCGGGCACGCGCCGAAGCCGGGGCGCGGGAGCACGCCCACGCCTCCAAGGCCGCCTTCGCCGCCCCGCTCACGGGCGCCACCGGCCAGGTGAACACGCCCACCTTCTCGATGACCGCGGTCGACCGGAGGACCGGGGAGCTGTACCTGTACTTCCCCGACGGTACGGGTGCCTTCAAGCCCCGTCAGGACATCGGGGTCACCTACGACTTCGCCGTCACCGACATGGACGTCGACAACGACAAGGACGGCCGGGACGACGGCACCTGGCAGGTCCGCAAGGACGGCTCGCTCTACTACACCTGGAGCAAGGACCTACAGGCGCACACCAAGCGCATCGGCGGCGGCTGGAACATCTACACCAAGGTGCTCTCCCCCGGGAACCTCGGCGGCGCCCCGGAGGCCGACCTGCTCGCGGTCGACAAGTCCGGCGTGCTGTGGGAGTACCTGGGCTACCCGGACGGCCGGGTCACCAAGCGCATACGCGTCGGCGAGGGCTGGAACCGGTACACCGAGATCGCCGGCCAGGGCGACCTGACCGGCGACGGCAAGGCCGACGTCGTCGCCCGCGACACCGCGGGCGTGCTGTGGCTGTACCAGGGCACCGGCGACGCCAAGGCCCCGTTCCAGCCCCGCACCCGCGTCGGCGGCGGCTGGAACGCCTACAACCGCCTGCTGTCCGTCGGCGACCACGACGGTGACGGCAAGTCCGACCTGATCGCCCGCAACGCCAAGGGCGAACTGTTCCGCTACTCCGGCACCGGCGACGCCCACGCCCCGTACCGCCGGCCGGTCAAGATCGGCTGGGGCTTCACCATCTACAACCTGCTGTGACCGCCCCGCTCGGGCCGGCCGCCCAGTAGCCGGCCCGAGCGGCGCCCGCGCGCGGCGGTGATCCGCCGCCGGTACGTCGGCTACGACGCCGCGCGGCCCCGTACCCGCTGGAGGATCTCGGCGAGTCGGTTCAGCTCTTCCGGTGAGCAGGTGGCGAACGGGGTGCGCGCCAGGGTCAGGCGGATGACGCGTCCGCGTACGCGCCGGCCTTCGTCGGTCAGGACGACGACGCGTGACCGGCGGTCGCCGGCGGCCACACCGCGCTCGGCGAGCCCGCGCTCGACCAGTTGGTTGACGAGGAAGCTGAGGTTGGGCGCGTTGCAGAAGAGCCGGTCGGCCAGCACCTTCATCGACGGGGCGGGTTCCGCGGGGTCGATGACCCACAGTGCCTGCGCGGTGGCGTGGGTGAGCCCGAGTTCGCCCAGCGCTTCCGTGATCCGGTCGGTGGTGAGCATGAGGATCTCGTGGCTGGCGCGTACCACCGCCTCGAGCGCCTGATTCATCATACGCCGAGGCTACCAGTTTGCTTCGAGGCTCGAAGCTGTTACCTTGCTTCGAAGCTCGAAGTAAACGGCCGCGTCACCTGCCCGCCCGCGGCCGGCCTCGGCCCCTCTCCCAACAGCCCCGATGTACAGCTACTCCGGCATCACCGCACTCGTCACCGGCGCGTCGAAAGGCCTCGGCAAGGCATACGCCCATGAACTCGCGCGACGCGGCGCACACCTCGTGCTCGTGGCACGCTCCGGCGACGCGCTGCGCGAGGTCGCCGCCGGAATCCGCGCGGAGCACGGGACCGACGTCACCCCACTCGTGGCCGATCTCACCGACGCCGGCCAGGTCACCGCGCTGATCGCGGAGCTGGACCGCCGGGAACACACCATCGACCTGCTCGTCAACAACGCCGGAGCGGGCACCGTCGGCCCCTTCCTGACCAGTTC
It encodes:
- a CDS encoding FG-GAP repeat domain-containing protein encodes the protein MPFVRPGRAVTRVLATTVAAAALATAAGTATAAGSPAGAERARAEAGAREHAHASKAAFAAPLTGATGQVNTPTFSMTAVDRRTGELYLYFPDGTGAFKPRQDIGVTYDFAVTDMDVDNDKDGRDDGTWQVRKDGSLYYTWSKDLQAHTKRIGGGWNIYTKVLSPGNLGGAPEADLLAVDKSGVLWEYLGYPDGRVTKRIRVGEGWNRYTEIAGQGDLTGDGKADVVARDTAGVLWLYQGTGDAKAPFQPRTRVGGGWNAYNRLLSVGDHDGDGKSDLIARNAKGELFRYSGTGDAHAPYRRPVKIGWGFTIYNLL
- a CDS encoding MarR family winged helix-turn-helix transcriptional regulator — encoded protein: MMNQALEAVVRASHEILMLTTDRITEALGELGLTHATAQALWVIDPAEPAPSMKVLADRLFCNAPNLSFLVNQLVERGLAERGVAAGDRRSRVVVLTDEGRRVRGRVIRLTLARTPFATCSPEELNRLAEILQRVRGRAAS